The segment GACGCCCAGGTCGAACACCGTGGAATGCAGGGCCAGGTATTTGAAACAGGCCATGAGGGCCAGCACGGCGAAAAGCCCGAGAAAAACCGCTCCGCCAAAGCCACGGCTGACCGGGACCGGCAAGGTGGCGGGAGCATGCAGGTTCGTCATTGGGACACCCCTTGGCGTTTTAAGAAAAACGGCCCGGTCAGGATGATGACAAGGCACAGGAGCATCGCGGTCGCGCTGAGCATAAGCCCGATGATGTACGAGCTTTGCGGGGCGAACGAAAGGAGCACTTCGCAGTCGATCCGGCCGTCCTTGCCCACGGCGTAGTAGCCCGGCGTGGTCGCCGTGGCCCGGGGCAGAAGCGACAGCAGGGCGGGGTCGAACCACCAGGCGTTGGCGTAGCCGTAGGCCTCGACATGGAGCGCGTCCGGCCAGGCCACGGGCTTGCCGACTTTGGTCACGGCCCAGCCGGCCGGGTTCAGGGGATGCGACAGGGCGGCGGCGTCCTTGGGCGAAAAGCGGCCCGGGAAAAAGCCCTCGAACGGGCCACCGTCCGGGAGGTTGTCGTTTTGCACGGCCCCGGCCCGAAGCTTCGAAACGTAGTCCACGACGAAGCGCCTGTCGTTTTTGCCGACCACCGCGCCGCCCGGACCGTAGAGGAAGGCGTGGCGCGACTTTTCCCGGCCGTCGCCAAGCGTCGAGACGATGCCGTCCCTGAGGTACCCGGCAAGGGTGGCGGCGTCGGCGACGTCCGACCCCTGCACGGGCAGGGGGGCATAGGTGGCCAGGGACGGCGGCGTTTCCCGCGTTCCGGTCAGGGCGGCGGCCGTTCGCGGCACGAGCAGCGCCTTCCAGCCGGTGTGGAAGGTCTCCTGGAAAACCAGGGGAAAACCGGCGGTCACGCCGTGCAGGCGCACTCGGAGCCGGGTCGGGCCCAGGCGGCGAAATTCAACGGTGGGCGTTTTGAGGCGGTCCACCGGCCTGGACACGGCCAGCTTGGCGTCGGTGGCGCGTTCGTAGATGAGCCGGCTGTCCTTCGCCCCCCGGCCCATGATGGTGTCCAGAAATTTCAGGAAGACCGCATCATGCCCGGCGCGCAGATAGACCGTGCCGGGATCGTAGCCGGGCAGGCCCACTTCCTCGGACAGGGCGGCCACCACCGGGTTCACGACCCTGGCCGTGCCCACGTTTTCCACCGCCGCCACCCGGTCGCCGGGCCGCACCAGGGGCAAGAACTCCGTATTTTCGTAAAGGTCCACGTCGCTGAAAAGCGGCAGCGCGGCCAGCCCCCGCTGCATGGCCAGATTGGCGTCGAGCACGGGCTTGTAGTCCTTGTAGCCGTCGACCACGGACGGGGCTCGGTAGGCCGGCTGGAAATCGTCGTAGGTGTAGGCGTGGGCGTAGTGGGGGTAGACCAGGAACCGGCCTGAACCGAGGGCCAAAAGCCGCGCCAGCCGCGTGTTCGGATGCTCGGCGTAAAGCCCCGGGAAAATCGCTTCGGCCAGGGGCTGGGTCTTAAACGCCATGAAAAAGGGCTTGGGCGAATAGGCCGAGGTCCACTCGAAGGTGAAGTCGGTGTCCCCGGGCCAGGTGATGCCGATGGGCGGCAGGTAGGTGACGCGGAAATCGTCGCGGCGGTCGCGCAAATAGCTGTAGACGGCCGCGTCCTCCTTGCCGATGGGCGTCTGCTTGATGGTCAGCGGCTGGATGTCCTTAGCGGCGTCAAAGGGCCGGGTGAGCCCGCCGGCCAGAAACGGCGAGACAAAGACGAGCACCGTTGCCGCGCCGGCAAGGGCCGTGACGCGCGGCTTCCACACCCCGGCCAGATCGGCGGCGGCCCGGGCGAAAAGCAGGGCGTACGGCAGCACCACCAGGGGCAGCCAGCGGGTGGTGTTGGAAAAGGCGGCGAACAGGATGGGCAGCGTTTTTTTGAGGAGCAGTTGGTAGAAAAGCATCCCCGGCAGGGTGCGCGACCCGGAAACCAGCAGCACGCCGATGATGGCCGTGACGTAGAGCGCGGTCAGCTCCGGCGTCTTGCGCCGGCGAAAGGCGTAGACGAACACCCCGAGCGTGACCACAAGCGCGGCGGCGTACCAGGGCACGGCCATGCCGGTCGGAATGGGATAGACGTATTCGGTGTCCATGCCCTGGCGCAGGCGCAAAAGCGCCGAGGCGTCGATGGGCTGGCTGGTGGACTGGTGGTAGGCCTCGCGCCTGGGCAGCTCCGTGTCCACGGTCACGTCGCCCTCGGCCGAAACCGAAAGCCCCCAGCCGTGGCGGATGGCCCCCTTGCCGAAATAATCGCCCACGAACGGGGCCATGAAGTGGATGTTCATGGCCACGGCCACAAGGCCGATGCCCACGAAACAAGCGACGAGCGTCTTTTTGCGCCGGCTGGAAAAAAGCCGCCAGGCAAAGGCGATGGAAAGCATGGCCGCGGCGCTCATGCCCACGCCCGGATGCAGCGAGGTGAGCCCCAGCAGAAAGCCGGTCAGCACCGTGAAATAAAATATCCCGCGCCGTTTCCCCTCCACGCGTTCCATGAGCGTTTGGGCGGCCAGGATCACCAGCGGCAAAAGCGCATAGCCGGCCAGCATGGGCATGTGCCCGGCCACGATGCGGGAGAGCGCATACGGGGAAAACGCGTAGAACACGGCGGCGAAAAGCGCGAACACGGGCGAAAGCCCCTGCCGCCTTGCCAGCGGCCACATGGCCGCGCCGGAACAAAACGTCAACACCAGCGGCAGCCACTTGGACACGGCCTCGCCGCCGGCCAGGGAAAACGGCCACAGGATGA is part of the Solidesulfovibrio fructosivorans JJ] genome and harbors:
- a CDS encoding glycosyltransferase family protein encodes the protein MRQKKATVILAMAALAALVLIAFAGVLARPGMVGHTWDWGIPAFAEQFRAMARHHFSTWDAYFETGRYHYFKLELLYWLILWPFSLAGGEAVSKWLPLVLTFCSGAAMWPLARRQGLSPVFALFAAVFYAFSPYALSRIVAGHMPMLAGYALLPLVILAAQTLMERVEGKRRGIFYFTVLTGFLLGLTSLHPGVGMSAAAMLSIAFAWRLFSSRRKKTLVACFVGIGLVAVAMNIHFMAPFVGDYFGKGAIRHGWGLSVSAEGDVTVDTELPRREAYHQSTSQPIDASALLRLRQGMDTEYVYPIPTGMAVPWYAAALVVTLGVFVYAFRRRKTPELTALYVTAIIGVLLVSGSRTLPGMLFYQLLLKKTLPILFAAFSNTTRWLPLVVLPYALLFARAAADLAGVWKPRVTALAGAATVLVFVSPFLAGGLTRPFDAAKDIQPLTIKQTPIGKEDAAVYSYLRDRRDDFRVTYLPPIGITWPGDTDFTFEWTSAYSPKPFFMAFKTQPLAEAIFPGLYAEHPNTRLARLLALGSGRFLVYPHYAHAYTYDDFQPAYRAPSVVDGYKDYKPVLDANLAMQRGLAALPLFSDVDLYENTEFLPLVRPGDRVAAVENVGTARVVNPVVAALSEEVGLPGYDPGTVYLRAGHDAVFLKFLDTIMGRGAKDSRLIYERATDAKLAVSRPVDRLKTPTVEFRRLGPTRLRVRLHGVTAGFPLVFQETFHTGWKALLVPRTAAALTGTRETPPSLATYAPLPVQGSDVADAATLAGYLRDGIVSTLGDGREKSRHAFLYGPGGAVVGKNDRRFVVDYVSKLRAGAVQNDNLPDGGPFEGFFPGRFSPKDAAALSHPLNPAGWAVTKVGKPVAWPDALHVEAYGYANAWWFDPALLSLLPRATATTPGYYAVGKDGRIDCEVLLSFAPQSSYIIGLMLSATAMLLCLVIILTGPFFLKRQGVSQ